A window of Drosophila subobscura isolate 14011-0131.10 chromosome E, UCBerk_Dsub_1.0, whole genome shotgun sequence contains these coding sequences:
- the LOC117891585 gene encoding aquaporin AQPcic, whose protein sequence is MGKFEYSLGLNELKSKELRLWQALIGEFLGTLILNFFACGACTQVEDGTFKALAFGLAIFMAITIVGHLSGGHVNPAVTVGMLVAGRISFLRALFYIVFQCLGAIAGTAAVRTLIDRDYYNGLGHTSLAENITELQGLGIEFFLGLLLVLTVFGACDPHKPDSRYTAPLAIGMAVTLGHLGTIRYTGASMNPARTVGTAFATDNWSAHWVYWAGPVLGGVAAALLYTQVLEAKPAPKAAEAADKYRTHADERELRKLEGTRDYA, encoded by the exons ATGGGAAAATTCGAGTACTCGCTGGGCCTCAATGAGCTCAAGTCAAAGGAGCTGCGTCTGTGGCAGGCCCTCATTGGCGAGTTCCTGGGCACACTCATACTGAATTTCTTTGCATGCGGCGCCTGCACTCAGGTGGAGGATGGCACCTTCAAGGCGCTGGCCTTTGGTCTGGCCATCTTTATGGCCATTACG ATTGTGGGTCACCTGAGCGGTGGACATGTGAATCCTGCGGTAACTGTGGGCATGCTGGTCGCCGGACGCATCAGCTTCCTGCGTGCTCTGTTCTACATTGTCTTCCAGTGCCTGGGCGCCATTGCGGGCACAGCAGCTGTGCGG ACCCTCATCGACAGGGACTACTACAATGGGCTGGGGCACACGAGTCTCGCGGAGAATATCACCGAGCTGCAGGGACTGGGCATTGAGTTCTTcctgggactgctgctggtgctcacCGTGTTCGGTGCCTGTGATCCCCACAAGCCCGACTCCCGCTACACGGCGCCGCTGGCCATTGGCATGGCCGTGACCTTGGGCCACTTGGGCACCATACGCTATACGGGCGCCAGCATGAATCCGGCACGCACCGTGGGCACAGCCTTTGCCACGGACAACTGGAGTGCCCACTGGGTGTACTGGGCTGGGCCAGTGCTGGGAGGCGTGGCCGCGGCGCTGCTCTACACACAGGTGCTGGAGGCAAAGCCGGCACCGAAGGCGGCAGAGGCGGCCGATAAGTATCGCACGCATGCCGATGAACGTGAG CTGCGCAAGCTGGAGGGTACACGGGACTATGCTTAA